One Senegalimassilia faecalis genomic window, ACGATAGGCATCGTTGAAGTCAATGCCCTCGGAAAGGATATACAGCCATACATCGATATCGTTCCAATAGAAAATAGGGGCGGCAACTTTTTGCCTCTGGATTTTGACCGCATCGGCACTGTCTTCGATACGGTTGTATTTGCTTCGCGAAACCGACTCGCCTTTGCGAATGCCATAGTACGTCAAAATCGGCTCATCGCCATACAGCCCCTTAAAGGCGCGAGAAATTGGGCCTGTTTTGAACATCGAGCAACACCAGCGCATCATGCGCGCAGGCGGGCCAATCACATCGGCAACCTCATAAAAGTCCTGCTCATAGTTCTTCGCGGTTTTAAATATGGCAAGCGGATGACTCTCGCGAAAGCGCTTGGCATATTCGATGGTACTCGGGAATTCAAGCGTAGTATCCCCAAAGATATGGACAAGATACGGGTTGCTCAATGCACGCACCACGATATCGGCAGTAACCGTTGAGTCCTTTCCGCCCGAGAAGGAGACCACAAGATTCTCTTCCGGATATCTCTCGGACGCCTTAACCACGAAATCGCAAGCTTCGAGAATTAGCGCATCAAGATGAGACTTGTTCGCCTTGACGAACAAGCTGATGTTCCGGTTGAAGTATTCATACCCATTGTTGTTGCTATGCTCTGCAATCTTAGATCTAATATGGTCAGCATCCATATTCCGTATCTCAGAAACCGTTAAACTGCAGGGCTTCCCATTCACATAGTATTTTCCGCCCGAAGCCCATACGGAAGAATCGGCGTATGCGAAGGGCTCTGCCGTCATAGCTTCGAAAAGGAGACGCTCTTCGGGGAAAACCGGACGCAAGTCAGCACAAAGATACGCGGCCTCATGACCGCAGATAGGACACTGAATGCGCCGTTGAACTGGTGTTTCTATTATAGGTATATTGCACGACTCGCACCAATAAACAACGTGCGGTGCTACCTCGACGGTTTCTTGACCGCACTCGGGGCATGTGTCGCCGTCAGTATATCGGTTGCATTTCGTGCAGTACATTGCCTCTCCGCTCATACAAACTAGCCCTTGGATATCGATATCCAAGGGCTAGTTTAGCAGAAGGCGCTCCCGAGAAAGTGACAAAGGATATGAGCAAAAAACCCTATAGCAAATCACATATATCTGTCAAGAACTTACCGCAACCATCGATTCCCTAAGTTTGAATTCACGCGAAGCAAGCCGAAGGCAGCAGAGACAGCAACCCACCAAACAGAACAAGAGCCAAACCAATCCCAAGAACAATCCCAGAGCGAACTTTCGAAGAACTTTCGCCGACAATAAGCCCAATAACACCGGCAAAGGAGAAGAACCCGCCAAGAACCATCAGATTAATTACCACCATCCCCGCAGATCCCACGCTCAGCGCGTTAGCGTTAATGTTGACGAGCGTAAAAATAGCTGCGAAAACGGCCATCAACGTTAACGTGTTAGCATAAACGCGACGCTCCATCGACTTCAGCTCATCTTTCTTTTGCTCGAGCTCCTTGATTTCGTCCTTATAAATGTTGGAGTAGTCACCTAGGCCCTGAAAATCAAACTCGTCTGAAAACGCACCCTGATATGGCTTTTGAACCTTGTCCACTTGCTCAAAAGCTATTTGAGCAATCCCTTTACCGGTGTCGAGATCGATCGAATCAGAGCTAACGTTTGTTATACGGAAGAAGACCTTTGTCTTATGACCCGGAAAATACAGCGGGGCATCGAGCGTCAAACCCTGTCTGAGTCTCGAGTTCTTAATCAACACCCTCGCAGCGATATCGTTCGGCAGATAAATATCCTCAATGCTCGAAACGAAAGCAGAATCCCCGGGATTTAGCGTAATCTCGCCTAGTCTTTTGTTGTCCTTATAAAAAGAATGAGTCCTCAAATCATAGGACACCGGGCCAACGTTTCCTTGTTCGGCTCCCCGTAAAACACCGTCGCTTATGAGCTTTTTGATATCACTATCACCGAGCAACATAGCAGAGCCTTCTTTCGTTTCAGCGCTATAACGCTATTGCCCCTATAAACAATACACGGCATCAAGAATGCACATCCCCGATACCTCTGCTCGTATTCTATACTTATTTCGACACGGCTCAAAACAAAGCCAGGAATCAACGCATTAGGTGTTTTTCTTGTCCGGTTTAATGCCAATAACACCCACAATGAAAATGCGTGTTGCCCCCCGAGTCGGGCAGCAACACCTTCAAAGTCTCACGAAGCACCATGGAGCTAGCGCGGAAGTTGTCGGAGTTGGACTTCATGGTCGGGCGGTACACGCCCACCATCAGCCTCTGCTTGCCCTCGTAGACCAGCGACATCACGCGGTCGACCACCTGGTCGGCCACGAAGCCCTTGCGGGTGCGGTTGGACTCCACGATCGCCTCGATGAGGTTCTGCGGCACGTCCTTGTAGTTGGCCAGCAGCTGCTTGGCGTCCTTGGGAAGGCCTACCCCAAATTCTCCAAATCATCCGACGCATGAAGCGAGGCGACGAATCCATAGGGGTCGATGGCGGGAAGGGTTTGCTTCCCGACAACACTTTCGGCAGTGATGTTTTCAACAACCGCTCGTATCTTGCCGTAGGCGATAGACACCGTGTTGGCCATCACGAACGCCTCTTTTTCGCTTTCCTGCATGGCCGGCAATGATGCCTCAGGGATAGCCACCACCATGCCAAGCTTGCACGAGGCCGAAAAAGCCGGTTCGCAGCCCTCTTCGTCAACGGACCAATTGCCCACGGCCTCCAATACGCACTTGCATAAGCGGTTGCCATCGGAAAACTTTGGCGA contains:
- a CDS encoding dCTP deaminase domain-containing protein, encoding MLLGDSDIKKLISDGVLRGAEQGNVGPVSYDLRTHSFYKDNKRLGEITLNPGDSAFVSSIEDIYLPNDIAARVLIKNSRLRQGLTLDAPLYFPGHKTKVFFRITNVSSDSIDLDTGKGIAQIAFEQVDKVQKPYQGAFSDEFDFQGLGDYSNIYKDEIKELEQKKDELKSMERRVYANTLTLMAVFAAIFTLVNINANALSVGSAGMVVINLMVLGGFFSFAGVIGLIVGESSSKVRSGIVLGIGLALVLFGGLLSLLPSACFA